The following proteins are co-located in the Ketogulonicigenium robustum genome:
- the pcaH gene encoding protocatechuate 3,4-dioxygenase subunit beta, with protein MTSNRPVDTGPLYLRDRDWHPAAYTPGYKTSMTRAPFRPLVSLGSTLSEETGPAFGQSMIGELDNNLIMNFTGQPAIGERIILHGRVLDENGRGVPGVLVEIWQANAGGRYRHKKDGYLAPLDPNFGGCGRTLTSESGSYEFLTVRPGAYPWPNRVNDWRPMHIHLSVFGSGFGQRLITQNYFEGDPLIARCPIVQTIGQQKAIDVLVAPLDMNRAIPMDCLAYKFDIVLRGRRQSFFENRKEGL; from the coding sequence ATGACAAGCAACCGTCCGGTAGACACAGGCCCGCTGTATTTGCGTGACCGCGACTGGCACCCTGCGGCGTATACGCCGGGGTATAAAACATCGATGACCCGCGCGCCGTTCCGGCCGCTGGTCTCGCTGGGGTCGACCCTTAGCGAGGAAACCGGCCCCGCGTTCGGGCAGTCGATGATCGGCGAGCTGGATAATAACCTGATCATGAACTTTACCGGTCAGCCCGCCATTGGCGAGCGGATCATCCTGCACGGGCGCGTTTTGGACGAAAACGGGCGCGGCGTGCCGGGGGTTCTGGTCGAGATCTGGCAGGCCAACGCGGGCGGCCGATATCGCCACAAGAAAGACGGCTATCTGGCCCCGCTTGACCCTAACTTCGGCGGGTGCGGTCGCACGCTGACGTCCGAAAGCGGCAGTTACGAGTTTCTGACCGTCCGCCCCGGGGCCTATCCGTGGCCGAACCGCGTGAACGACTGGCGACCGATGCACATCCACCTTTCGGTCTTTGGGTCGGGTTTCGGGCAGCGATTGATCACGCAAAACTATTTCGAGGGCGATCCGCTGATCGCGCGCTGCCCCATCGTGCAGACCATCGGCCAGCAGAAGGCCATCGACGTTCTGGTCGCGCCGCTGGACATGAATCGCGCGATTCCGATGGATTGTCTGGCCTATAAATTCGACATCGTTCTGCGCGGGCGGCGCCAGTCGTTCTTTGAAAACCGCAAGGAGGGTCTGTGA
- a CDS encoding branched-chain amino acid ABC transporter permease, whose amino-acid sequence MQTILSIGVDAFAYGMVLFVISIGLSVTMGLMKFANLAHGAFAMIGGYVASYATQALGWHFGFALLAAVAACMVLAVPLERFLYRRFYGASELRQVLMTIGLTFMIIGIANWLMGPTLKTIALPPALQGPVDIGFRSVPAHKIFAAVVGLLVAIGLWLLIERTFFGVKLRAAVDDAPMAEALGIRTKIVYAISFSIAIGLAALGGVVGAQLLPIEPQYALHHMVTFLVVVSVGGAGSIGGALAACLILGTVKTTGSYLMPEFGNFFFYLAVIAIVAVFPNGLMGRAK is encoded by the coding sequence ATGCAGACGATTCTTTCCATCGGCGTAGATGCCTTTGCCTATGGCATGGTGCTTTTCGTCATCTCGATTGGCCTATCAGTCACGATGGGGCTGATGAAATTCGCCAACCTTGCCCACGGCGCCTTTGCTATGATCGGCGGCTATGTCGCATCTTATGCCACGCAGGCCCTTGGCTGGCACTTCGGCTTTGCGCTGCTGGCCGCAGTCGCCGCCTGTATGGTGCTGGCCGTGCCGCTCGAGCGGTTTCTTTACCGCCGTTTTTATGGCGCATCCGAACTGCGGCAAGTGCTGATGACCATCGGCCTGACCTTTATGATCATCGGCATCGCCAACTGGCTGATGGGGCCAACGCTGAAAACCATCGCCCTGCCCCCCGCGCTGCAAGGGCCGGTCGACATCGGGTTCCGATCCGTCCCCGCGCACAAGATTTTCGCCGCCGTCGTCGGTCTGCTGGTCGCCATCGGCCTTTGGCTGCTGATCGAACGCACGTTTTTTGGCGTCAAACTGCGCGCCGCCGTCGATGATGCCCCCATGGCCGAGGCCTTGGGCATCCGTACCAAGATCGTCTACGCCATCAGCTTTTCCATCGCCATCGGGCTTGCCGCACTGGGCGGCGTGGTCGGCGCGCAGCTACTGCCGATCGAGCCGCAATACGCGCTGCACCACATGGTGACCTTCCTTGTCGTCGTCTCGGTCGGCGGGGCGGGGTCGATTGGCGGGGCGCTGGCCGCGTGCCTGATCCTCGGCACCGTCAAAACCACGGGCAGCTATCTGATGCCGGAATTCGGCAATTTCTTCTTTTACCTCGCGGTGATCGCCATTGTCGCGGTCTTCCCGAACGGATTGATGGGACGCGCGAAATGA
- a CDS encoding helix-turn-helix domain-containing protein, whose protein sequence is MQQIPSYALYGEAATDFAGEWLHCETIPARSRLHGYTIRPHRHGHLFQVLTLTAGSAEVTLDGTDITLHAPAAAVLPALCVHGYRFSRDVDGHVISLLDGVLHQQGLPQPRAFTCAGPQATPIIAAVTDLRARMAGPHDPLHDLSLRAQTSLLLVTLARAAASDFAPPRPAHNKAAAFRHLVEQNFRHDRAVGSYAAQLGISQTHLGRISRQHLGAAPLQIIEQRILLEARRNLVFTHRSIKQIADDLGYDDAAYFTRVLTRLLGMAPSAYRSIAAAATRRAPPA, encoded by the coding sequence ATGCAGCAGATTCCCTCATATGCCCTCTATGGCGAGGCCGCGACCGATTTTGCGGGCGAGTGGCTGCATTGCGAAACCATACCCGCCCGATCGCGGCTGCATGGCTATACCATCCGACCGCACCGGCACGGACACCTGTTTCAGGTGCTGACGCTGACGGCGGGCAGCGCCGAAGTCACGCTGGACGGCACTGACATCACCCTGCACGCGCCCGCCGCGGCGGTGCTGCCCGCGCTTTGCGTGCATGGCTACCGGTTCAGCCGCGATGTGGATGGCCATGTCATCAGCCTGCTGGACGGGGTTCTGCACCAGCAGGGCTTACCGCAGCCGCGCGCCTTCACCTGCGCCGGCCCACAGGCCACGCCCATCATTGCGGCGGTGACTGACTTGCGCGCCAGAATGGCAGGCCCGCACGACCCGTTGCATGATCTGTCCCTGCGCGCGCAAACCAGTTTGCTGCTGGTGACGCTGGCCCGCGCAGCGGCCAGCGATTTCGCCCCCCCGCGCCCCGCGCACAACAAGGCCGCTGCCTTTCGCCATCTGGTGGAGCAGAATTTCCGCCACGACCGAGCCGTCGGCAGCTATGCGGCGCAACTGGGCATCAGCCAGACCCATCTGGGCCGGATCAGCCGGCAACATCTGGGCGCAGCCCCGCTGCAGATCATCGAACAGCGCATTCTGCTAGAGGCGCGCCGCAATCTGGTGTTCACCCACCGCAGCATCAAGCAAATCGCGGATGATCTGGGCTATGACGACGCGGCCTATTTCACCCGCGTGCTGACGCGCCTGCTGGGTATGGCGCCCAGCGCCTACCGGTCTATCGCAGCGGCTGCGACACGTCGCGCACCACCTGCATAA
- the pcaC gene encoding 4-carboxymuconolactone decarboxylase has protein sequence MTDRYAQGTATRRRILGDRHVDRAQAHSTPFDTPFQTLITEAAWGNVWSRDTIPARERSMMTIALLAGLGNYEELALHLRATINTGATPSDVREALLHVAVYAGVPRANHAFKLAKDVFAELGIDISQEAATD, from the coding sequence ATGACAGATCGCTACGCGCAGGGCACCGCGACCCGCCGCCGTATCTTGGGTGACCGCCACGTAGACCGTGCGCAGGCGCATTCCACCCCGTTCGACACACCCTTCCAGACGCTGATCACCGAAGCGGCCTGGGGCAATGTCTGGTCGCGCGACACCATCCCCGCGCGCGAGCGGTCGATGATGACCATCGCGCTGCTGGCGGGCTTGGGCAATTACGAAGAACTGGCCCTGCACCTGCGCGCCACGATCAACACCGGCGCGACCCCGTCGGATGTGCGCGAAGCATTGCTGCATGTGGCCGTTTACGCTGGCGTGCCGCGTGCGAACCACGCCTTTAAACTGGCGAAAGATGTTTTCGCCGAATTGGGCATCGACATATCGCAGGAAGCTGCGACAGATTAA
- a CDS encoding lyase family protein, which translates to MPASIADSAMFRGLFGDDQLAALFTDSAEVRAMLLVEGELAAAQGALGIIPPEAAEFIARSAREVQIDPAGLAAETAVNGVPVPALINAFRKAMQAPEYAQYLHWGTTSQDIVDTALALRLRRVLGVLDTRLGALVESLGAMAGAHADLPLAARTYGQFATPTSFGAVVAQWGRPLQRHRARVQQAGGDVACVSLGGAAGTLSALEGQGPAVRATLAERLRLRDPGHSWHPERDSLAALMAAMAALTASLGKMAEDVMLMVQSGIGEVRLAGAGGSSTMPQKQNPVGPSVIVALSHQVTALNAAFQGAAVHRQQRDGAAWFTEWLTLPQIVLCTGRALTLARDVVAGLTPDQAAMARNMDAGGGLIHAEAYSFALARHMPRPAAQARVKDLCAEAMARGQSLGALVAAAFPELALGDVEHAGLGEAPAEARAFAAAVAAGA; encoded by the coding sequence ATGCCAGCCTCGATTGCAGATAGCGCGATGTTCCGCGGGTTGTTCGGCGACGATCAACTGGCGGCGCTGTTCACCGACAGTGCCGAGGTGCGCGCAATGCTGTTGGTGGAAGGGGAACTTGCCGCTGCGCAAGGCGCGCTGGGCATCATCCCGCCCGAGGCGGCCGAGTTTATAGCGAGGTCCGCGCGCGAGGTTCAGATCGACCCGGCGGGTCTGGCTGCCGAAACCGCGGTAAACGGCGTGCCCGTGCCCGCTTTGATCAACGCGTTTCGCAAGGCGATGCAAGCGCCCGAATATGCGCAGTATCTGCACTGGGGCACGACGTCGCAGGATATCGTCGACACCGCGCTGGCGCTGCGGCTGCGCCGCGTGCTGGGCGTGCTGGATACGCGGCTGGGCGCGTTGGTCGAAAGCCTTGGGGCAATGGCAGGGGCACATGCCGACCTGCCGCTGGCCGCGCGCACCTATGGCCAGTTCGCGACGCCTACCAGCTTTGGCGCTGTGGTGGCGCAATGGGGGCGGCCGCTGCAACGCCACCGCGCCCGTGTGCAGCAGGCGGGGGGGGATGTGGCCTGCGTCTCGCTTGGTGGCGCGGCGGGAACCCTTTCGGCGCTAGAGGGGCAGGGCCCCGCCGTGCGTGCCACGCTGGCCGAACGCTTGCGTTTGCGCGATCCCGGCCACAGCTGGCACCCCGAGCGTGACAGTTTGGCCGCGCTGATGGCCGCGATGGCCGCGCTGACCGCCAGCCTTGGCAAGATGGCCGAGGACGTGATGCTGATGGTGCAATCGGGCATCGGCGAAGTGCGGCTGGCGGGGGCGGGTGGTAGCTCGACCATGCCGCAAAAGCAAAATCCGGTTGGCCCGTCGGTGATTGTCGCGCTGTCGCATCAGGTGACGGCGCTGAATGCGGCGTTTCAGGGGGCTGCCGTGCATCGCCAGCAGCGCGACGGGGCGGCGTGGTTCACAGAATGGCTGACCCTGCCGCAGATCGTGCTGTGCACGGGCCGCGCGCTGACCCTCGCGCGGGATGTGGTTGCAGGGCTGACGCCCGATCAGGCGGCGATGGCGCGCAATATGGATGCTGGTGGCGGGCTGATCCATGCCGAGGCCTACAGCTTTGCCCTTGCCCGCCACATGCCCCGCCCCGCCGCGCAGGCCCGCGTCAAAGACCTGTGCGCCGAGGCGATGGCGAGAGGGCAGAGTTTGGGCGCGCTGGTCGCCGCTGCCTTCCCCGAATTGGCGCTGGGTGATGTTGAACATGCCGGTCTGGGCGAGGCCCCAGCCGAGGCCCGCGCCTTTGCGGCGGCGGTTGCCGCAGGCGCCTAG
- a CDS encoding branched-chain amino acid ABC transporter permease, whose amino-acid sequence MSQPRTLPLLKRGFLGDIISLAVMIAIAVICFHFMPSNLSFFTRIIAIMLLVLAIDLVTGFTGIATLGHAALYGAGAYAAGIAAAKFGINDPILMLLIGVVAGAIMGLISSLVILRGHGLSQLVLSIAVVQLAREAANKFSGWTGGSDGLSGISPAPLFGTWRFDLWGRTSYWLAVVLLLVTFFLLRQLVRSPFGKLCQAIRQDPVRVRAMGAPVYLTQVKMYAISGAVAGLGGALSAVATKVVGLDSLSFELSAEAVVMLVLGGTANLFGAMIGSGVFMWFEHTMATINPYHWLTIVGALLVVVVLFAPRGLTGMAETLYNRLIGGLRK is encoded by the coding sequence ATGAGCCAACCCCGCACCCTACCCCTGCTGAAGCGCGGCTTTCTGGGCGACATCATCAGCCTTGCGGTGATGATCGCCATTGCCGTCATCTGCTTTCACTTCATGCCGTCGAACCTGTCGTTCTTCACGCGCATCATCGCGATCATGCTGCTGGTGCTGGCGATTGATCTGGTCACCGGCTTTACCGGCATCGCGACGCTGGGCCACGCCGCACTTTATGGTGCTGGGGCCTATGCCGCCGGGATTGCCGCCGCCAAATTCGGCATCAACGACCCGATCCTGATGCTGCTGATCGGTGTGGTCGCGGGCGCAATTATGGGGCTGATCAGCAGCCTTGTCATCTTGCGCGGCCACGGCCTCAGCCAGTTGGTTCTGTCGATTGCTGTCGTGCAATTGGCCCGCGAGGCTGCCAATAAATTCTCGGGCTGGACGGGCGGGTCGGACGGGCTGTCCGGCATTTCCCCCGCCCCGCTATTCGGCACATGGCGGTTCGACCTATGGGGTCGCACGTCCTATTGGCTGGCGGTCGTGCTGCTGCTGGTCACGTTCTTCCTGCTGCGCCAACTGGTGCGCTCGCCCTTTGGCAAGCTGTGCCAAGCCATCCGCCAAGACCCCGTCCGCGTGCGGGCCATGGGCGCGCCGGTCTACCTGACGCAGGTGAAAATGTACGCCATATCCGGCGCCGTCGCGGGTCTTGGCGGGGCGCTGTCTGCGGTTGCGACCAAGGTCGTCGGGCTGGACAGCCTGTCCTTCGAACTCTCGGCCGAGGCTGTCGTCATGCTGGTGCTGGGCGGCACGGCCAACCTGTTCGGCGCGATGATCGGGTCGGGCGTGTTCATGTGGTTCGAACACACCATGGCCACGATCAACCCCTATCACTGGCTGACCATTGTCGGGGCATTGCTGGTGGTCGTCGTGCTGTTCGCCCCGCGCGGGCTGACCGGCATGGCCGAGACGCTTTACAACCGCCTGATCGGGGGCCTGCGCAAATGA
- the pcaD gene encoding 3-oxoadipate enol-lactonase, which yields MTMQVLARPWGAMHIRVDGPSDGPTVVFANSLGTDLHLWDAVLPRLQGVRVVRFDKPGHGLSDLPRDPASVSIAALADDAAALIEAVCSGPVVFVGLSIGGMIGQQLAASRPDLVRGLVVANSAVQMGTADSWNTRIAAVEADGIESIADAVMERWFAPAFRATPELSIWRNMLVRTPRAGYVAACHALAAADLTARAGAIAVPTAVIAGQLDGAAPPDIVAATAALIDGATYTVMPGVGHIPPVEAPAAFADILNAFLAEVRP from the coding sequence ATGACGATGCAGGTTCTGGCGCGGCCATGGGGGGCGATGCACATCCGTGTGGATGGCCCATCCGATGGCCCTACAGTGGTTTTTGCCAATTCGCTGGGAACCGACTTGCACCTGTGGGACGCGGTTTTGCCGCGTCTGCAAGGGGTGCGGGTGGTGCGTTTCGACAAGCCCGGTCACGGTCTATCGGATCTGCCCCGTGACCCCGCCAGCGTGTCGATTGCGGCGCTGGCCGATGATGCAGCGGCCCTGATCGAGGCTGTGTGCAGCGGGCCCGTCGTCTTTGTCGGGCTGTCGATTGGCGGCATGATCGGCCAACAGCTGGCCGCCAGTCGCCCCGATTTGGTGCGCGGGCTGGTGGTGGCCAACAGCGCCGTGCAGATGGGCACTGCCGATAGCTGGAACACGCGTATCGCGGCGGTCGAGGCTGACGGCATCGAAAGCATCGCCGATGCCGTGATGGAGCGGTGGTTCGCCCCCGCATTTCGCGCAACGCCCGAATTATCCATTTGGCGCAATATGTTGGTGCGCACTCCGCGCGCGGGCTATGTGGCGGCATGTCATGCCTTGGCCGCCGCCGACCTGACCGCCCGCGCGGGCGCTATAGCCGTGCCGACCGCAGTGATCGCGGGACAACTGGACGGCGCGGCCCCCCCCGACATCGTTGCGGCAACTGCCGCCTTGATCGACGGGGCCACTTATACCGTGATGCCCGGCGTCGGGCATATTCCGCCGGTCGAGGCCCCTGCGGCCTTTGCCGATATACTCAACGCGTTTTTGGCCGAGGTTCGACCATGA
- the pcaQ gene encoding pca operon transcription factor PcaQ, giving the protein MAPRALDPRIKLRHLTCFWEVARLRSVGGAADSLNISQPAVSKTIKELEDVLANPLFDRTRRRLTLTPYGEVFFGYCATSLTALRQGVEAAHGKVQRQILRIGALPTVSARILPEAVRRLGALHPELRVRILTGPNDYLLGLLQTGDADLMIGRMAKPETMLGLSFEHLYFEQVVMAVRLGHPLLSVPQFEIAMIEPYQLMLPTPESLIRQHVDQMLMAQGITEPRDEIETISNAFGRAYVRSSDAIWLISEGVVKRDIDDGQLALLGANMIDTMGPVGFTTRTDTPAGFEAQVFMQVVRDVSQPLR; this is encoded by the coding sequence ATGGCCCCCCGCGCCCTAGATCCGCGCATCAAACTGCGCCACCTGACCTGCTTTTGGGAGGTGGCGCGGCTTCGCTCGGTGGGCGGCGCTGCGGACTCGCTGAACATCAGCCAGCCTGCTGTATCCAAAACAATCAAAGAGTTGGAGGACGTGCTGGCGAACCCGCTGTTCGACCGCACGCGCCGCCGCCTGACCCTAACCCCCTATGGCGAAGTGTTTTTCGGCTACTGTGCCACCAGCCTGACCGCGCTGCGGCAGGGGGTCGAGGCGGCCCATGGCAAAGTGCAGCGCCAGATTTTGCGCATCGGGGCGCTGCCGACGGTATCCGCTCGCATTTTGCCCGAGGCGGTTCGACGGCTGGGCGCCTTGCACCCCGAGCTTCGCGTGCGCATTTTGACCGGCCCGAACGATTATTTGCTGGGCCTGCTGCAGACTGGCGATGCCGACCTGATGATCGGCCGCATGGCCAAGCCCGAGACGATGCTCGGCCTCTCGTTCGAGCATCTTTATTTCGAGCAGGTCGTGATGGCCGTCCGGCTGGGGCACCCGCTGCTGTCGGTGCCGCAGTTCGAAATTGCCATGATCGAGCCCTATCAGCTGATGTTGCCGACGCCGGAATCGCTGATCCGTCAGCATGTCGACCAGATGTTGATGGCGCAGGGCATTACCGAGCCGCGCGACGAGATCGAGACGATCTCGAATGCTTTCGGGCGGGCTTATGTGCGCAGCAGCGATGCGATCTGGTTGATTTCCGAAGGGGTCGTCAAACGCGACATCGACGATGGCCAGCTGGCGCTGCTGGGGGCCAATATGATCGACACGATGGGCCCCGTGGGCTTCACCACCCGCACCGACACCCCTGCCGGATTCGAGGCGCAGGTGTTTATGCAGGTGGTGCGCGACGTGTCGCAGCCGCTGCGATAG
- the pobA gene encoding 4-hydroxybenzoate 3-monooxygenase, which translates to MRHQVVIIGAGPAGLMLGRLLERAGVDAVILEQRSADYVLGRIRAGVLEQGTVDLLRRAGVGARMDAEGHAHAGCRLEFDGDALRVDFQALIGQQVMVYGQTEVTRDLMAAREGLTVYGAEDVAIHDFDGKPWVTYRKDGQTHRIDCDYIAGCDGFHGVCRASVPQDAIKTFERVYPFGWLGVLVDQPPAAPELVYAHHARGFALCSQRSSTRSRYYVQVGADEKVADWSDDRFWDELRARLSPEVAQAVRTGASIEKSIAPLRSFVAEPLRFGRLFLAGDAAHIVPPTGAKGLNLAMSDVAVLADALIEAVVEASDAGIDAYSSTVLARIWKAERFSWWMTNLLHVFPETGDFGRRIQRAEFDYLAGSRLAQASLAENYTGAF; encoded by the coding sequence ATGCGACATCAGGTTGTGATTATCGGGGCGGGGCCTGCGGGGCTGATGCTGGGGCGGCTGCTGGAACGGGCGGGCGTCGATGCTGTTATTTTGGAACAGCGCAGCGCCGACTATGTGCTGGGCCGCATTCGCGCGGGCGTGCTGGAACAGGGCACTGTCGATCTGCTGCGGCGCGCGGGCGTCGGCGCGCGGATGGACGCCGAGGGGCACGCCCACGCGGGCTGCCGGTTGGAATTTGACGGCGATGCGCTGCGCGTGGATTTTCAGGCCCTGATCGGGCAGCAGGTTATGGTCTATGGTCAGACCGAAGTCACCCGTGACCTGATGGCCGCCCGCGAGGGGTTGACCGTTTACGGGGCCGAGGATGTAGCCATCCACGATTTCGACGGCAAGCCGTGGGTCACCTATCGCAAAGACGGCCAGACGCACCGGATCGACTGCGACTATATCGCGGGGTGCGATGGTTTTCACGGCGTCTGCCGCGCCAGTGTGCCGCAAGATGCGATCAAGACGTTCGAGAGGGTGTATCCCTTTGGCTGGTTAGGAGTTTTGGTCGATCAGCCGCCCGCCGCGCCCGAGTTGGTCTATGCCCACCATGCGCGCGGTTTTGCGCTGTGTTCGCAGCGCTCCAGCACGCGCAGCCGATATTACGTGCAGGTCGGCGCGGATGAAAAGGTTGCCGATTGGTCGGATGACCGCTTTTGGGACGAGCTGCGCGCCCGTCTTAGTCCCGAGGTCGCGCAGGCGGTGCGCACCGGCGCGTCGATCGAAAAATCCATTGCCCCGCTGCGCAGTTTCGTGGCCGAGCCGCTGCGTTTTGGGCGGCTGTTCTTGGCGGGCGACGCCGCGCATATCGTGCCGCCGACGGGGGCCAAGGGCCTCAATCTGGCCATGAGCGATGTCGCCGTGCTGGCCGACGCGCTGATCGAGGCTGTCGTTGAGGCATCAGATGCGGGTATCGACGCCTATTCCTCCACCGTTCTGGCCCGCATTTGGAAGGCAGAGCGGTTCAGCTGGTGGATGACCAATCTGCTGCATGTATTTCCCGAAACCGGCGATTTCGGGCGTCGCATCCAGCGGGCGGAATTTGACTATCTGGCAGGTTCGCGTCTGGCGCAGGCCAGTTTGGCCGAAAACTACACCGGCGCGTTTTGA
- the pcaG gene encoding protocatechuate 3,4-dioxygenase subunit alpha, whose protein sequence is MQRLDYLKETPSQTAGPYVHIGLTPNKLGNPGIYPEDLGASPIKAGAKGQLITITGRVIDGAGMILRDALFESWQADAAGIYPGNDPRGPADPNVTGWARVAADFDTGVWQLDTIKPGRVPFPDGRLMAPHIAVWLVARGINVGLQTRIYFDDEPDANEACPVLLRIEHRPRVQTLLAKKQDDGRYHIDFRLQGEDETVFFDM, encoded by the coding sequence ATGCAGCGCCTTGATTATCTGAAAGAAACGCCGTCGCAGACGGCTGGCCCCTATGTTCACATCGGGCTGACGCCGAACAAATTGGGCAACCCCGGTATTTACCCCGAGGATCTGGGCGCCAGCCCGATCAAGGCGGGGGCCAAGGGGCAGTTGATCACCATTACGGGCCGCGTGATCGACGGTGCGGGGATGATCTTGCGCGATGCGCTGTTTGAAAGCTGGCAGGCGGATGCGGCGGGCATTTACCCCGGCAACGATCCGCGCGGGCCAGCCGACCCGAATGTGACAGGCTGGGCGCGCGTCGCGGCTGATTTCGACACCGGCGTGTGGCAGTTGGACACGATCAAGCCCGGCCGCGTGCCGTTCCCCGACGGGCGTTTGATGGCCCCGCACATTGCCGTTTGGCTGGTGGCGCGCGGTATCAACGTGGGCTTGCAGACGCGCATCTATTTCGATGACGAGCCTGATGCGAACGAGGCCTGCCCCGTTTTGCTGCGCATCGAACATCGCCCGCGCGTGCAAACGCTGCTGGCCAAAAAGCAAGATGACGGCCGGTACCATATCGACTTTCGCTTGCAAGGCGAGGATGAAACCGTCTTCTTCGACATGTGA
- a CDS encoding ABC transporter ATP-binding protein, translating to MTAASLTISGLTAGYSQTRILEDIDLSVPAGGRTAVLGRNGMGKTTLFASIAGQTRRHGGTIRLDNTELTALDGAARARAGLGYVPQNRAIFRSLTVEENLLSGLKDRPRSAIEEAYTLFPRLAERRQNMGGQLSGGEQQMLTTARTILGQPRLLMLDEPLEGLAPVICDALMEAFTQLAASGTMTILLVEQRLKAAFDFADTIVILERGRVAWQGTSAALQADTATIDRLLGVGH from the coding sequence ATGACCGCCGCCAGCCTGACCATCAGCGGTTTGACCGCAGGCTACAGCCAAACCCGCATCCTGGAAGACATAGACCTGTCGGTGCCTGCGGGCGGGCGCACGGCGGTGCTGGGGCGCAACGGCATGGGCAAGACCACGCTGTTTGCCAGCATTGCAGGCCAAACCCGCCGCCACGGCGGCACCATCCGGCTGGACAATACCGAGCTGACGGCACTGGATGGCGCGGCGCGGGCCCGCGCGGGCCTAGGGTACGTGCCCCAAAACCGCGCGATTTTCCGGTCGCTGACGGTCGAGGAAAACCTGCTGTCCGGCCTGAAAGACCGCCCCCGCAGCGCGATCGAGGAAGCCTATACCCTGTTCCCCCGCTTGGCCGAGCGGCGCCAGAACATGGGCGGCCAGCTATCGGGGGGTGAGCAGCAAATGCTGACCACCGCCCGCACCATCTTGGGCCAACCGCGCCTGTTGATGCTGGACGAACCGCTTGAAGGCCTTGCCCCTGTCATCTGCGACGCGTTGATGGAGGCCTTTACCCAACTGGCCGCCAGCGGGACAATGACCATCCTGCTGGTCGAACAGCGCCTGAAAGCCGCCTTCGATTTCGCCGATACAATCGTGATTTTGGAACGCGGCCGTGTGGCGTGGCAGGGCACATCCGCAGCCCTGCAAGCCGACACGGCCACAATCGACCGCCTGCTGGGTGTGGGGCATTAG
- a CDS encoding ABC transporter ATP-binding protein: MSILEVRNLSKRFGGLNVTNDISLVLNPGDRVALIGPNGAGKTTFVNLVTGHLKADAGQVLIAGQDLSTASPTARVHAGLVRSFQVTRLFPDMSPEEHVALAILQRLNRAERIFGDYRAMPDVMDEAYSILDLLNLTPLARTRVSDIAYGQQRLLEIALAMALRPKVLLLDEPAAGVPSSDTVLIEKALDQLPPDLAVLMIEHDMDFVFRFARRVVVLAAGTLIFDGTPQQVAADPHVREAYLGSYAE; encoded by the coding sequence ATGAGCATCCTTGAAGTTCGCAACCTGTCCAAGCGCTTCGGCGGGCTGAATGTGACGAATGATATCTCGCTAGTGCTGAACCCGGGCGACCGCGTGGCGCTGATCGGGCCGAACGGCGCGGGCAAGACCACCTTCGTCAACCTTGTCACCGGCCACCTGAAGGCCGACGCAGGCCAAGTGCTGATCGCGGGGCAAGACCTGTCCACCGCAAGCCCCACCGCCCGCGTTCACGCGGGGCTGGTGCGCAGCTTTCAGGTGACGCGCCTGTTCCCCGACATGAGCCCCGAGGAACACGTCGCCCTTGCCATCTTGCAGCGTCTGAACCGTGCCGAGCGGATATTCGGCGATTACCGTGCGATGCCTGATGTTATGGATGAAGCCTATAGCATCTTGGATCTTTTGAACCTGACCCCCTTGGCGCGCACCCGCGTCAGCGACATCGCCTATGGCCAGCAGCGCCTGCTGGAAATCGCCCTTGCCATGGCCCTGCGCCCCAAGGTGCTGCTGCTGGATGAACCCGCCGCAGGCGTGCCGTCATCCGACACCGTGCTGATCGAAAAGGCGCTGGATCAACTGCCGCCCGATCTGGCGGTGCTGATGATCGAACATGACATGGACTTCGTCTTCCGTTTCGCCCGCCGCGTGGTGGTGCTGGCCGCAGGCACGCTGATTTTCGACGGCACGCCGCAGCAAGTCGCCGCCGACCCGCACGTGCGCGAAGCCTATCTGGGGAGCTACGCCGAATGA